In the Arachis stenosperma cultivar V10309 chromosome 8, arast.V10309.gnm1.PFL2, whole genome shotgun sequence genome, tatatattattataataattaataaatattattagccaatgaattataattcaaatggcaTAGTTTTCTCATACTCATTTAAGAGATTACGAGTTTGAATCtcttatttttgataaaaaaaaataaatattatttttttatcaccATAAATTATTGCAATAAATTGGGATCGAAATCCTAAAAGTCCATCTTAGAAAAATACATAATCACTTAAAAGAAGATACATGCTTTTGGGAAATGAATTCTcttaatgattaaaaaaaattaaaaatataaagtatGATCAATAAATCTTTATTATtatctcttttatatttatttttagtttcacttataaaattaataataaaaaatgacatTTTATTCtgtcaattattaaaaaaattgagagaatcaatTTTCCATGCCTTAGTTCTCAGTCATAAatagagaaagaagaagaaaacgtaGGGTTACATGTATAATTACATTATATTCTCTCTTAAGTCTATAAATAGTTAAATACATCTTATGTTACCAAGTTATTTTCATTCTTAATCACTTCATTTACACGAGGAAGATGTCTGAAACATCATCAATCCGTAAGTATAATGGAATTAGCGGTGCGTCAAGCGTTTCATTCAACCCTGACACTTCCAAATACACTATCCAATTTGATGGAAAAGAAATTGAAACCACAGTCACTGACCAAGCCACCATTGTAGATCAATGGGTTCAAGACATCAATGTTCTATATTCACCAAATTCATCCGTTATCGTTGCCTTAGATATTGAATGGAAACCAGATACGGTTCAATATTCGAGGTGCAAATCCGCAACATTACATCTTTGCATTGATGACAAGTGCCTCATGTTGCAACTTTTCCACATTGACAATTTGCCACCTTCTCTCAACAACTTTCTCATGaatcctaatttattttttgtgggGTTTGAGgtttctaaaaaaatttctaagatTAATGATGGGTATGGTCTCAGTTGCAGTGGTGTGCGTGTTGATATTAAGTTGCTTGCCATGCAAAAATGGCTCGGCCAATGTCGGTTCTCGGATTTGAAGGATCTCGCTAAGCAACTGGTTGGTTTGAGTATAAAGAAGCCTAAGCTTGTGAGTTTGAGCAATTGGAAAGTTAGGGTTTTGAGCGTTGAGCAAGTTGAGTATGGATGCATTGTTGCCTATGTTTCTTACAAGATTGGTCACAAGCTTCTCATGATGGATGATTGATTACTTGATCTTGATGATC is a window encoding:
- the LOC130946225 gene encoding 3'-5' exonuclease-like — encoded protein: MSETSSIRKYNGISGASSVSFNPDTSKYTIQFDGKEIETTVTDQATIVDQWVQDINVLYSPNSSVIVALDIEWKPDTVQYSRCKSATLHLCIDDKCLMLQLFHIDNLPPSLNNFLMNPNLFFVGFEVSKKISKINDGYGLSCSGVRVDIKLLAMQKWLGQCRFSDLKDLAKQLVGLSIKKPKLVSLSNWKVRVLSVEQVEYGCIVAYVSYKIGHKLLMMDD